A part of Pieris napi chromosome 9, ilPieNapi1.2, whole genome shotgun sequence genomic DNA contains:
- the LOC125052548 gene encoding uncharacterized protein LOC125052548: MKFKRSLDVRLIALWSTCILVPAIACPSQCVCKWKNGKRYVECTDKDLKAIPDSLDSETQVLDFTGNDLQVLQKEAFHKLGLLDLQKIYLQRCRLQKIDNFAFRGLANLVELDLSNNYITVVPSSNFVFFPSLMRLSLNNNPITNIKTHCFQHLSYLNTLELSNCKIESIEAEAFAGLKHLEWLRLNGNRLSNIQGDNLFPDTLRGIDLESNNWNCDCHLRDLHSWLSSFNMPHAVEPICSQPERLKKRTITSVDEFDLACLPKITPTLSFIETNIGNNITLECIVKAVPEAKIQWFYQGQLIRNYSKSAAEPHHVFYVENGVIDKKSELYIYNIGNDDNGTYSCIAENSAGRIRTNYTIKILIKEEPVVIVVTFPHRHLVVIITVIFLIIVLFIVIITVVLLKFKTDTRSRKKKESGKDVALCNQILPSSRGNGSLPKNNGSVIVNAHSHHSLHYTVQTNREFESNDTYQSNNMKGFVDRNPDLISDAETVANNAQNENTVLSVYKTQTGTDAFEEETAFTAPSGQRQVTWQDQQTANSMSLPQNAMYQHSADVHLNPGCFLDSDGYPFDYGLPKHPCRAPMMSNYAVVGPFYQTLPHNRPKGQKLACKFTKDTEFNVTPPPCGNFEMFNGTNVRRTLEGYPVPRNRQIAFVGNGTVYYNEEFVPSPPEGYKTEPVQCCATQEPCAAWNPKGTCAVMVPMGIEAPGRCYQVETRCVDTQTSDTRVPGEGTENVLKPLPQVAKCASDICSESPDEGYVGDANDI, translated from the coding sequence atgaaatttaaacgAAGTCTAGACGTGCGGCTGATCGCCCTGTGGAGCACTTGTATACTGGTCCCGGCTATCGCTTGCCCCTCCCAGTGTGTTTGCAAGTGGAAAAACGGCAAACGATATGTCGAGTGCACCGACAAAGATTTAAAAGCAATCCCCGATTCGCTAGACTCCGAAACACAAGTACTAGACTTCACGGGCAATGATTTGCAAGTCCTACAAAAGGAGGCATTCCACAAACTCGGCTTATTAGACTTACAGAAAATATATCTCCAGAGATGTCGGTTGCAGAAAATCGATAACTTCGCCTTTAGGGGCCTCGCCAATTTAGTCGAGTTAGATCTATCCAATAATTACATCACGGTCGTCCCATCCAGCAACTTTGTCTTTTTTCCATCCCTAATGAGACTCTCTTTGAACAACAATCCTATAACGAATATAAAAACTCACTGCTTTCAACATCTGTCCTATCTGAATACATTAGAGTTGAGCAATTGTAAAATTGAAAGTATAGAAGCGGAGGCTTTCGCTGGATTGAAGCACTTGGAATGGCTCCGACTGAATGGTAATAGGCTATCAAATATTCAAGGCGATAATTTGTTTCCCGATACGTTGCGGGGTATCGATCTGGAGAGTAATAATTGGAATTGTGATTGTCATTTGCGAGATTTACATAGCTGGCTATCGAGTTTCAATATGCCACACGCTGTCGAGCCAATTTGCTCGCAACCTGAGCGGCTGAAAAAACGCACAATCACAAGTGTCGATGAATTCGATTTGGCGTGCTTGCCAAAAATTACCCCAACTCTGTCGTTTATAGAGACGAATATTGGAAATAATATAACCCTGGAATGTATAGTCAAGGCTGTGCCCGAGGCAAAAATACAATGGTTTTATCAAGGACAACTTATACGCAATTACTCGAAGTCTGCCGCCGAGCCTCACCATGTTTTCTACGTTGAGAACGGAGTTATCGACAAAAAAAGTGAACTGTACATTTACAACATCGGTAATGATGATAATGGAACCTACTCTTGTATTGCCGAGAATTCGGCTGGGAGGATTCGAACGaattacacaattaaaattcttattaaagAAGAACCAGTTGTCATCGTGGTTACTTTTCCCCATAGACACTTAGTAGTGATTATAACAGTGATATTTCTAATTATTGTCCTTTTTATCGTTATAATAACGGttgtgttattaaaatttaaaacggaTACGAGAAGTCGTAAAAAGAAGGAAAGTGGGAAGGACGTCGCGTTATGTAATCAAATTTTGCCTTCTAGTCGAGGTAATGGCTCTTTGCCCAAAAATAACGGTAGCGTTATAGTGAACGCACATTCGCACCACTCATTGCATTATACAGTGCAAACAAACCGAGAATTCGAGTCGAACGACACGTATCAAAGCAATAACATGAAAGGCTTTGTAGACAGAAATCCCGACCTAATTAGCGATGCGGAAACGGTTGCAAACAACGCTCAGAATGAGAATACAGTGCTATCGGTGTACAAAACGCAAACCGGGACCGACGCCTTTGAGGAAGAGACTGCCTTTACTGCCCCATCCGGACAAAGACAGGTCACCTGGCAAGATCAGCAAACCGCTAACAGTATGAGCCTTCCACAAAACGCAATGTACCAACATTCCGCCGACGTCCATCTTAATCCTGGCTGCTTTTTAGACAGTGATGGGTATCCTTTTGACTACGGCCTACCTAAACATCCATGTCGAGCGCCAATGATGTCTAATTATGCCGTTGTCGGCCCCTTTTACCAAACACTGCCTCATAATCGGCCAAAAGGTCAAAAGCTCGCTTGTAAGTTCACTAAAGACACAGAATTTAACGTGACTCCGCCCCCATGTGGTAACTTCGAAATGTTTAACGGGACAAATGTGCGACGTACTTTAGAGGGATATCCAGTTCCTCGCAACCGCCAAATTGCTTTTGTAGGAAATGGGactgtatattataatgaagAATTCGTGCCTTCGCCGCCCGAAGGTTACAAAACTGAGCCAGTGCAGTGTTGCGCCACCCAAGAGCCATGTGCGGCTTGGAACCCGAAAGGAACGTGTGCTGTAATGGTTCCAATGGGAATAGAAGCGCCCGGTAGGTGTTACCAAGTGGAAACTAGGTGTGTAGATACTCAAACATCAGATACACGAGTACCGGGGGAAGGTACGGAAAACGTTCTAAAACCACTGCCACAAGTCGCTAAATGTGCGTCTGATATATGTTCGGAAAGCCCTGACGAGGGGTATGTGGGGGACGCTAACGACATCTGA